The genomic window TCACTTCCAAACTGAATCTGGTGGACTTAGCCGGGTCAGAAAGGCTGGGCAAAACCGGAGTGAGTATCAAAGTGGCATCATACCTGACTTTTTCTGATAGTGTTATTTTGTCACTTTATGTATTTATTGCAATGAGCGGATTTAAAGTTTTCATGACTAAAGACCCCAGTTCCTGCCAGTTCTTAGCGCTAACCCCCATGTCAAACTGTGTTCTCCTCTCTGTGACCAGTCTGAGGGCCAGGTGCTGAAGGAGGCCATGTACATCAACAAGTCCCTGTCGTTCCTGGAGCAGGCCATCCTGGCCCTGGCAGACCGACGCAGGGACCACGTCCCCTTCAGACAGACCAAACTCACCCACGCCCTCAAGGACTCATTAGGTGAGCCAAACCCACAGAGACTGGGGGGGGTTAGGAGATCAGTACCAGAAGGAAATACTGTCTCTGTCAAAGGGTTCAATAGTTTTTGAGTGTTGGCTGAGGACATTGGTACTACATCCACCAAAGCCAAATCAGTACAGAGACGAGAGCAATGGTCAAGTTATCAATTTGTAGTCCAAGTGATTTAAAGTCCCAGTGCAGCTGTTTGTATCTTAATATCatataatttctgggtaacaattaagtaccttactgtgatttgtTTTCAATCAAAATGGTCCAAAAGAAACAGACAGCTTCTTAGCAAGAGCAATTTCTAGGGCTGTCTGGGAGTGGTAGTCATATAATCTGCTCTCCTCTCTATAGGTGGGAACTGCAACACAGTGCTGGTGGCCAACATCTATGGAGAGGCTTCTCAGATAGAAGAGACAGTAAGTATGGAGCCGTGTGAGAACTGCTTCTTCCTGTAGTCCTAGTTTAGTGTCGTTTCCTAGAGTAAAGTGGAGACCTGTGATGTGTGACCTGCTCTGTCTCTACCATAGCTGTCCACACTGCGCTTCGCCAGCAGGATGAAGTGTGTGCAGATGGACCCTGTTGTCAACGAACACACCGACCCTGTGGTGAGATTATTATACCTCAACTTCACACACCAGAACACATTTGGATTATGAAAGTGGATGAATTACTATAACTCTATATCATATTGATTGTTGTTTGTCCATTGATTAGATTCCTTTTGAAAAAACCTGTTTCGAAGGTCATTTGTACCTTGAAGGAATCATGTAGGATTGTTTTTTGTTAAGGTTATACATTGACGATAACACTGCCTACAGATGAACAGCATTGTAGAAACTGAAGTACTGGTATTGAATTGATAACTGTATTGTTATGGGGGCAAGACATGTGCAGTGATTAGCCAGGGTTGAATGGTATCTGATtggatgtgtgtgttgttttgtgtagCTCCAGGTCAGGAAGCTGGAGAAGGAGATCCAGCTGCTGAAACAGGAGCTCAGCATTCACAACACACTGGTGAGTAACCTcaaggaagaagagaagagttCAATGTTGAAGTATTAAGTATTGCTTGGTTTAGCCTGAGTCCCAGATTTGTTTGGCGAGACAACACAAACAGGTCTTAGACCCAGGCTATGGTTATATTAGAGAATAAGACCAGGATATGTGATTGTGTGCTGGTGCGCAGGCGAACCGCATGGGCATGTCCTACGACACGCTGTCAGAGACCCAGGTTGCAGAGATCCAGAGTCAGGTGCGGAGGTATCTGGAAGGCAGCCTGGACGAGATCAATGTGAGAACACCCTGAGACAAACATTCTCTCCCAGTAGAGAGATGGATTTTTTAtatgatttattaggatccccattagcgacagctagtcttactggggtccgacacattaCGAAAAATACATTgcagacaaaatactttacaattaacatactacatgttcatgtttttatgtgtgtgtgtgtgtgtgtgtgtgtgtgtgtgtgtgtgccagtacatacacacaacaagtgaGTCACGTAGGTCACATGGCGGAGATTATCACGCCACACATGGTTATAAGGCACAGTGTAATAACTAAAATGGTATCCCTCTGGTTATGACTAAAACTGTATCCTTCAAATAAACCATTATTTCTACatattaatatatttattttatacagcgCTTTTCATTTCAAAGAGAATCTGACGCTTTAAAAacataaacaaaacaaatgtaGGGTTCTGGCAGTGGCATGTCTAGACTTAGGCGATGGTCTTCTACTGTTGATAGGGCACTGGGGCAGTTCAGGAAGGCAGTGGTGGAGGGAGTGTCGAGGGGTCAGTGTCATGGAGCTAACTTCTTCTAGCATGGCTGATTTTCATACTGTTTTATCTCCCCCATGTCTGACTTCTCTCCACAGATTGTGAGCATCAGACAGATCCAGGAAGTGTTTGCCCAGTTCAAGCAGGCCGTGCAGTGAGTAACTGAGTCCCTAGATGCTGATCTAAGGACAATTTGACACATTTCACACTCATGGTTAAGGTCAGGATTGGGGAGATTTAAGCTAATACTAGATCTTTGCCTACAGGAAAAGTTCTACCTGCTGCGTGAGTATCGCTCACCAGGCAACCAAGGATAGGATCAGTTTATGTTATTGGTGTTGAGTTCAGTTTGGCATATGTGTTGTGTGTTGAACAGGCAGCAGGAGCAGAAGGTGAAGGCCCAGCTGTGTCAGAACTACACCTTGGTGGAGAAAGCCCAGAGTACAGCTGGCTCCACTGCAGCCAAGGTCAGTCTCTGCCTGATGCTTGGACCAGTGGCCATCAAGATGGTGCTGCTTCAAACCTCTTGAATATGCCAGTGGTGAATTTGTTTCTATTAACAGGAGGGTCAATTGCAAACCAGTTCTCATTTTCCGTAACGTTGACTTAGCCAAAAGGCTCAAAAGTTGTTCGTACAGTTTTTAAACGAATGCTGTTGTGTCATAGTCACAGGGTTCCCAAGGCACGGTGGGAGTGGTGGAGGGCCATGGGTTTGGGGTGGGGCTGGCAGTTCCATCAGATAGGCACATTCGGCTCCTGTCTCCAGGCAGGACCAAAGCCATTAAGACCAAAGAGCTAGCAAGGTCAGTGTCCTGACTCCTGAGTATGGTCCATTCATGCTGCCTGAGTAACATCACTGTCAtttccttcccttctcattgAAAGTCAATGTCAATACCATCTTTTAATGTAACCCCCCCAACTGTGACTGTCCAGCCAGGGGAGAAAGGAGGCTGTGGAAGGAAGGAGTCCTGGTCCAGGAAAGCAAGTGGAATCTGTGAACCCGGTCCAGAGAGACCGTGAGGGTCGTGAGCATGACACCCAGAGCCAGGAGCCTCAAGGACCACAGGAACCCCTTAGGACTGAGTATACACACACCTATGTCCCTTTATACAACATATGTCCTGTATATTACATGTGTTATTCTATGCACAGGGACAACATGTCTGATCTAGTGTTTCTCCCCTCCAGCTCCCCTCCCCCTAAGGCAGAGGCCTTTGAGGACTTCAAGGCAGAGCGGGGCAGCGAGATCAACCGCATCCTGAAGGAGAACAAGGTGGTGCTGCTGGAGCGCCGCGCCCGCCTCCGGGAGCTGACGGAGTGCGTGAACACGGCCAAGAGGGAGATTGACAGCACAAGCACCGCCCTCCACCAGTGGAGAGAcaagagacagagccagggtatGGGAGctcaaaactgtgtgtgtgtggttgtgtgtcagacctacagtaccagtcaaaagtttaggacacacctactcattcaagggtttttcttaatttttattattttccacattgtagaataatagtgaagacatcaaaactatgaaataacacttatggaatcatgtggtaaccaaaaaagtgtgataaattaaaatatattttatattggagaTTTTTCCAAgtccaccctttgcattgatggcagctcaaataagaaaagagaaattacagtccaccatgaaggtcaaataaaataagaacagattcttatttacagtgatggcctacaccggccaaacccagacgacgctgggccaattgtgcgccgccctgtgggactcccaatcatggccggttgtgatacagcctggattcaaactgtctgtagtgactcctctagcactgagatgcagtgccttagactgccgCGAAACTCGggagttttcatgtcttcactattattctacaatgtagaaaatagtaaaaataaagaaaaacccttgaatgagtaggtgggtccaaacttttgactggtactgtcggTTCAAATACTATCTAGGATACTTCAATTACTAAAGCCTGGTGGCATTGGGGTGTCTGGTGATGGGGGCAGGAGTGAATGCACAGAGAGCCTTTAATCAGACCCCTTCATGTCAGCGGGACAGAGCTATTATGATCGCCAGCAGCTGGGACTTGAGTGGCAGCTGCTCTCAGCAGAGCCCTGTGTGACTGAGCAGCCTATTTAGGAGCCACACTGCTCACCCCAGCTGGGGAGAGGCCTAGAAAAGGTGGCCTAAAAATTGCCCACTCACTCCTTCCTGGATTGACTACCGCACCTATCGGGAGTTCCACTCAGCGGTCGAAAAATGCACAAGAAAATAATTCCCCTGAAACTGGCAACATGGCACATCAGAACTCTTTTTGGATACTGACAACGATAACGATAGACCCCATCGGAGAACAGCTCTTGATTGCCGTAGAATTAAGGCGCTACAACATTGACATTGCTGCCCTGAGTGAGACCAGGTTCCTGGATGAAGGGTCCCTGAAAGAGGAGGTAGAAGGCTACACCTTCTGGAAAGGTTATCCTCTGGGTGAACAACATCAGCACGGTGTGGGACTGGCAATTAAGAACAGCCTCTTCACCGAAACACCTTCACCGAAACACCTGTCGGCATAAGTGAAAGACTCATGTCTCTCCGTATCCCTCTAGGCAAGATTCACTATGCCACTCTTCTCAGTGCATACACATCGTTACCATCTGAAAATGAGGCAAAGGACTGCTTCTACCAGTCACTA from Oncorhynchus mykiss isolate Arlee chromosome 15, USDA_OmykA_1.1, whole genome shotgun sequence includes these protein-coding regions:
- the kif9 gene encoding kinesin-like protein KIF9 isoform X1 is translated as MMIAHPGSEVRVLIRSRPTANFAQELIEYLPDGQTVSVHQRKDSRKGVVNNQLSSWSFRLDGVLHDVSQEEVYGRVGRGVVLGALEGYNGTVMCFGQTGAGKTYTMTGATENYKQRGIIPRALQEVFHEVEQRSDHAFSVHLSFLEIYNETLVDLLASVRGCPGVGPGGMAVVEEAGGGVSVRGLSLHPVHSEEAALNLLFEGEMNRIIGAHALNKNSSRSHCILTVHIESRSRTLSDAKYVTSKLNLVDLAGSERLGKTGSEGQVLKEAMYINKSLSFLEQAILALADRRRDHVPFRQTKLTHALKDSLGGNCNTVLVANIYGEASQIEETLSTLRFASRMKCVQMDPVVNEHTDPVLQVRKLEKEIQLLKQELSIHNTLANRMGMSYDTLSETQVAEIQSQVRRYLEGSLDEINIVSIRQIQEVFAQFKQAVQQQEQKVKAQLCQNYTLVEKAQSTAGSTAAKSQGSQGTVGVVEGHGFGVGLAVPSDRHIRLLSPGRTKAIKTKELASQGRKEAVEGRSPGPGKQVESVNPVQRDREGREHDTQSQEPQGPQEPLRTEYTHTYVPLYNICPVYYMCYSMHRDNMSDLVFLPSSSPPPKAEAFEDFKAERGSEINRILKENKVVLLERRARLRELTECVNTAKREIDSTSTALHQWRDKRQSQGQFVSAEGVPVLDEAELSLTLRLRELKTQYRQQYEELRGTKAEVSYCQHLVDQCRTRLLTEFESWYNESFLLPEEVQAMLRSGGPIRPGLVPVYKALALEEDEQEHFERLRYELLADSPSAISFYNAQYRTVQRRNYSKAMSQTPVQKTTPRGSGRTKLPAILSVI